Genomic window (Paenibacillus sp. PK3_47):
CTCCCAGCACCTTATGTGAAAAAGCTTCTTCGTTGTACCGCGCACACAGCTCTTCACCCGCAGCGGTAATGTACAATTTGATTTCCCTGCGGTCCTGTTCGGAGGTCATCCGCTGCACCAGCCCTCTTTCGGCAAGATTATCAATGTGAATGCTCAGTCTGCTTTTGGCAAAAACAAGCCGTTCGGTCAGCTCCTTCTGCGTCTGTCCCGGAATTCCCCGGATGGAGTTAAGAATACCGAGCTGATGCACAGTCAGTCCGTGGTTCGCTGCGCTTTGGTGGGCAAGCCTCTTCAGCTGCCGGGCCACGGCAAAAAATGAATTGTAGACAGCTATAGTTGTCTGTTCCTGATTCTTGATGTTAACCACCTGTCCTTTGATTGAAATATAGTTAACTTTGTAAACAGTTATCTTTGAGAACTAATAATACAGCAAAAACCCCTGTACGTAAATACTGGTAATTAACGATTGAGCATCCGGCAGTTTCCCGTTATAATGATTCTCCTCAGAGAGGAGTGTGAAAATTGATGATTATTCATCCAAAGGAATACGAAGTAAAAGGTTTGAGATACATGATCCGCTCAGCCAGAGCAGAGGATGCGGAGCAGCTGCCGGCCGTCCGTCTGCAAATCGACGGGGAGACCGAGAATATGGACAGGGAGCCCGGCGAAGCCTTTATTGATATGTCTGGTTTTGAGGAGCTGATCCGGAAGGACACGGAAAGTAAGCGGAATATTTTTCTGGTAGCAGAGGTGCTTGGACGGATCTGCGGTTATTCAAGGTGCCAGGGCAATGAGCTGAAACGGTTCGCCCATAAGGCGGAATTTGGCGTTGGCGTTCTGCAGGAGTTCTGGGGGTACGGCATCGGGAGTCATCTGCTGCAGGAGTCCATTGAATGGGCCGATAACAGCGGGATTACGAGGCTGACACTGAATGTGCTGGAGCGTAATGAGTCCGCTATCCGGCTGTACAGTAAGCAAGGTTTTGAGCAGGAAGGCATTTTACATAAAGACAAGCGGCTGGCGGACGGTAAATACTATAACACGATCCTGATGGCGAGATTAAAGGAATGAATACTGTTTGGAACGGTTTTGTCTATTCAGATATAAAAGAACGCAGCACCTCCATTGAGGCTGCTGCGTCTGATTGAAGTATTGTTTATCCCCCGGTGATCCGGGAGAATTGCTGGGCAGTTCCGGCGATATTATCGGCTGTTGCAATGGCTGAAATTACAGAGATGCCGTCTGCACCGGCA
Coding sequences:
- a CDS encoding MarR family transcriptional regulator, which produces MVNIKNQEQTTIAVYNSFFAVARQLKRLAHQSAANHGLTVHQLGILNSIRGIPGQTQKELTERLVFAKSRLSIHIDNLAERGLVQRMTSEQDRREIKLYITAAGEELCARYNEEAFSHKVLGEALAQFSGEEIQSLLHMNTQLLSQLMQAQDDSNRKAGDE
- a CDS encoding GNAT family N-acetyltransferase → MIIHPKEYEVKGLRYMIRSARAEDAEQLPAVRLQIDGETENMDREPGEAFIDMSGFEELIRKDTESKRNIFLVAEVLGRICGYSRCQGNELKRFAHKAEFGVGVLQEFWGYGIGSHLLQESIEWADNSGITRLTLNVLERNESAIRLYSKQGFEQEGILHKDKRLADGKYYNTILMARLKE